ATGAGAGGAACAGTGCGCGATTTTCCCAACTTCGGTCGGATCAGAGCCAGCCTCCCATACAGGTGGATGTACTCCAGGGACGATTTCACCTTGAACCGGCGTTGGGGGAATGACGAGCCGCGCTTGGTCAGGCACGACCACTGTCCCTCGGCGAGCGGCTCGCATCCGTGCTCGGAGCGCAGCTCCTCAAGCTGCCAGTCCACGCGCAGAGTCCCCGCATCAAGGTCCAGGCCCTCGATCAGGGCTCCGAGTCGTTCGGACTGACGGATGCCGTCGAGCACCGCCACCCACCAGCGGGTGCCCTCCACGTTCGCGGATGCGGCGAGCACGGCGAGCGCCTGCTCGGTGCTGAGGCTGCCGCGAGGGTTCTTCGCGATGACCTCCGGAGGCTTCACGTCGTCCACGACGTTGCGTGTCACAAGCCCGTCGGCCTTTGCGGCGCTGAGCATGCCGCTGAGAATCTCGTGTGCCTTGCGGGCGGTGCCTGTCGCGAGGCCAGCATCGAAGACGGCCTTATGCACCAGGCGAACATCCGAGGGTTTCAGCTCCGAGATGCGCCGGCGGCCGAGGAGGGGAACGATCCAGTTCCGCATCAGAGACTCTGTGGTCGCGAGTGAGTTCGGCTTCAGCCTCATCCAACAATCGGTCTCGATATAATGCTCAGCCCATGCCGCAACAGTCACCGTGCGACCCAAGGTCGTACCGTACTCCGCGATCTCCGCAAGCTTCTGCTTCAGCCTCTCACGCGCGACAGTTTGCGTCCGCGCCGACACCTCACGCTGCCGGCGGCGACCATCAGGGTGGAAGCCGTCGTCATACCTTCCACGCCACAGGCCCTTCGCCCTGTCATAGTGGAGACCGCCCTCACCCGGCGACCGCTTCTTCGGCATCGCTCCCCACCATCCTCGCTAACTCCCCACATAAGTCCCCACATGAAACCGCAAACCCTACCCTTGCAGTTACACCCCTCAAAGACCATCACTTCCGCATAAATCCGCGGATATCAAGCCCATTCACTAACATTCTGAGACCCCAAAAAACACCATACCATTTCTGACTCGCGGAACGAGGGGCACGACGCGTCGTGGAAAAAGCTCCCTGGTGGGAGCGCTGTGAAGAGCTGAGCCTAAGGAGGGACGACCTGACGTTGTTAGATTGGTCTCGTGGACGACAGTGTTCGGATGATACTCGGCTCGGAACAATACGAGAGAAGTGAATCAACCCTCCGCGCCGAGTTCGTGCAGGTCGAAATTGGGCTCCAATCGGACGACGTCGGGCCGCTTCGCGCAGCCGCGAGGCGATTGCGCTCGCTCGCGGCGGCTGAGCTGGGGTGGTTCCGACTCTCCGTGCGCACCCACTTCTTGACTTCGTGCACTCAGCGTCACCTTGAAGCACTCCTGCTCGGTGAAAGTGACAACCGAACCCGCCTCGACCTCCTTCGCGCATTGCGTTTCGCGTCGGAACGCCTCATCGACCACCCTATGTGGGCACCCATAGCGAATGAACGGGACGCCGCCAAGTGGCGAACGTGGCTGACGCGAGTCGCCGAGGAAGCCGCAACGTCACGCGATAGTGGCGTTCGCGCCGAGGCCGGCTACGTTCTCGTGGCGTCCGGAAAATCGTGCGGATGACGCGTTCTTGGAGAAGCCGTCGTAAGGCGCACAACGCTTGTGAACGTGCTCGAAACCGCGATCCTGCTTTACCCCGAGACAATCGATCCTCCTGCGTACGGAACCCTATCGATGTGGTCGAGGAAGTTTCCGAGAAGAGCCGTGCGCAGCGCGCCATCGCTGAGCGCGTGCGATCGGTGCTGCGAGCAGACCGTGCATCGCACACTTAGAGCGCCCTCGATGACGCGGAAGACGGCTCCCGCACGCTCGCGGGAGCCGGGCCGTGACACGCCTGGGAGGCTGCTCGCAGGTGAGACACGTGAAGGGCATTCGCGGCCCTGACCGGGAGAGGGTTCACGCGGAACAGCCTGCCGGACGGTCAGCAGCTCCGTCTCACGTGTTTTAGGCCACGAGGAAAGGCTGTTTTGTCGAACTGGTCGGGGTGACAGGATTTGAACCTGCGGCCTCTTCGTCCCGAACGAAGCGCGCTACCAAGCTGCGCCACACCCCGATGGCCCGTGGGCCTTGTCTAGGATACATGAGCGACGGGGTGGCGATGACCACTCCTGCCGCTCTACGGGGAAGATGCCAGAGGAGTTCGCGGAGGAGGAAAGGCGGCTCCGGTCACTCTGCCGCCGTCAGCGTGACCAGCGTCGCCTCCGGCCTGCATGCGAAGCGCACCGGTGCGTAGATCGACGTTCCGAGCCCCGCGGACACGTTCAGGTAGGCCGTGCGGAAGGCGTGCCGCCACAGGCTCAAACCTTTCGCCTGCTTGCGGGGGATGTCGCAGTTCGTGACGAGTGCGCCGTAGCCGGGCACACACACCTGGCCCCCGTGCGTGTGCCCGGCGAAGATCATCGAAGCGCCATAGGTCACGAACGAATCAAGCACACGACGGTAGGGCGCGTGGACGACGCCGAGAGTCACCGTCGGGCGTTCCGGTCGCGGGCCGTCGCCGGGCCAGGCCGTGTCGTCGGAGTACGGATCGTTCTCGCGCAGTTCGTCGAGCGCTCCCGGGATCGCTGCCATGCGATCATAGCGGATGTGCGGGTCGTCGACACCGAACAGCTCGAGGTGCGTGCCACGCACCTCCAGAGCCCCGGCGGCGTTGTTGAGGTCGAGCCAGCCGAGGCCGCTCAAGTATTCCGTCAGAGCGGCCGTGTCGAGCCGGGGCGAGGTGGAGCCGCGCCTCTTGGACGGGCCGGTGAAATATTTGAACGGGTTCTTCAGCTGGGGGCCGAAGTAGTCGTTCGAGCCGTGTACGAAGACGCCGGGTACGCCGCGGAAGACATCGAGCGCTGCGCGGATGCCCCTGAGGCCGTCCTGGTGGCTCAGATTGTCGCCGGTGTCCACGATCAGGTCGGGCTCGAACCGCGCCAGGGAACGTATCCACTGCTGCTTGTCGTGCTGCCACGGAGCCATGTGCAGATCGGAGAGGTGCAGCACCCGGATGGCGTCCGATCCGGCTGGTAGCACCGGAACCGTCACTGTGCGCAGAGTGAATGCTTGGCGTTCGATGAGCGACCCGTAGGCGAAGGCGGTCGCGCCGCCAGCGGCGAGGGCCGTCAGCGCGGCGCCTGCCGCTCGAAGCGCGCGCGCTCTCATCCGCCTGCGCCGGGCGCCGGAGTGGGCTGGGTCGCTCTCTGGGCGGTCAGGGTCACCTGGGTTCCCGGTCTGGCTGCGCTCCCCGCCCCGGGCTCCTCGGCCTGCACGATGGCGTCAGGGCTGCTCTCGCCGGTGAGTTTGATGACGAAACCAGCGTCGGCCATCGTTTTCTGGGCGTCGGACACCTTCATTCCAACGACGTTGGGGATCGTCACCAGCGCGCCGTTGCTCGTGTAGACGGTCACCTGCGTGCCCTTGCTCACCGGCGTTCCGGTGGCCGGATCGGTTGCGGACACTGTTCCCGCGGGCTGTGCCGAGTCCTGCGGGCCACCGTCGGCCGAATCGAGGCCCAGCCCGGTCAGGATGGACTTCGCCTCGGCCGGAGTCTTGCCAGCCAGATCCGGAATGGACACCTGCACGCCGCGGACGAGCTTGTCCGGCGGGGAGGGGAAGGGGTCGCCGCCGTATTTGCCCACGGCAGCGGACATCATGGTGCGCATGACCGCGGTACGGGCGGCGGCCGGTGTCGTGCCGTGCGTCGGGGAGATGCGCCGCATGTCTTGGTGTCTGGTGATGTTGCCGACCCAGTAGGCACCGGCGACTTTCGTCGTGGAGGCGATGAGCCAGAGCTGCTCGTTGTTGTCGGTTGTTCCGGTCTTGCCCAGCATGTCCTTGCCGGTGCGGTTCATTCCTGCTGCGGTCCCGCTCTCGATCGGGTCTTTCAAGGCCTTCGCCATCGTGTTCGCGATGGCGGGGTCGACCGACTGCGTGCATTTGCTCTGAGGCGCGGAGACCTCTTTGCCGTTGCCGCCGACGATCTTGTCGATCGCGATCGGTGAGCATGTCATTCCGTTGTTCGCGATGCCTGCGAAAGCGGTCGCCATCGTGAGCGGCGCGATGTTGTTGGTGCCAAGCACCGATGCCGGGTCCATGTTGAGGCTGGAGCCGGTCGCCGTGTGAACGCCGAATGCCTCGGCGTCGCCCTTGATGTCGCAGAGATCGAGCTCGCTCGCCATTGCGACGAACGCCGTGTTGATCGAGTTCGTGGTCGCGTTCTGCGCGCTCCGGATGCCCTCTTCGTTGCCGGAGTCGTTGGCCGGCCGGTAGGTGCCGTTCCAGTCTCCCGAGCAAGAGTTTTTGAATTTGGTGTAGGTGCGCACGTTCGCGTTCACGGTCTCGTTGAGCGAGTGCCCCTGCTTGAGCCACTCGGCGAGCGTGAACACTTTGTAGGTGGAGCCCACCTGGAAGCCGTTCGACCCACCGTAGTCCTGGTCTGTCGCGTAGTTCACCGAGCTGTACTGAGCGCCGGATTTGAGGACGTCCGGATCCTGGCTGTACTGCTTGTTCTGAGCCATGTAGAGCACACGCCCGGTGCCCGGCTGAACGCCGACCAGCACTCCGCCGAGATCCGCTTTGTCGTAGACCGGCGGGACGTAGGAGGCGAGCGTTTCCTCCGCCGTCTGCTGCAGGTCGACGTCCAGCGAGGTGTAGATCTTATAGCCGCCGCGGTTGAAGTTCGCAGCGCGGGTGTCGGCGTCCTTGCCGAACGATGCGTCGTTCAGCACGATCTTCTGCACGTAGTCGCAGAAGTACGCGGCCCCGCCCGCGGTCTGGCAGCCGCGCAGCGACGGGGTGATCTGGGGCTGGATCGGTGTTCCGACCGCTTCGTCGTACTGTGCTTTGGTGAGCTTCTTGTACTCGTACATCTTGCTGAGGATGTAGTTGCGGCGCTCCTTGTTCTTGGCGTAGCCGTTGGCGGCGCCGTTGGATTCGGAGTCGGAGTTGTCGAGCTTCAGCCCGGTCGGCTCGTTCACGATCGCGATGAGGCTGGCAGCCTGCGCCGGGGTCAGCGCCGCAGCCGTCGTGTTGTAGTAGTAATGAGCGGCGGCTTCGATACCGTAGACCGAGCCGCCGAAGCCGGCGATGTTGAGATAGCCGACGAGGAGTTCGTCTTTGGGATATTTCTTCTCCAGGCCGATGGCGTACTTCATCTCCTTGACTTTGCGGTCTGGCGTGATGCCTGTGGAGTCGTCGACGCAGTCCTGGTACTTGGCCTTCTGATCCTTTGTCTTGACCGGCATCGCCTCGCACTTCTGCAGCAGCACGTTCTTCACGTACTGCTGCGTGATCGAGGAGCCGCCCTGGACACCGCCGCCGGAGACCGTCGAGAGGACACCGCGCATGGTGCCCTGGATGTCGACACCGCCATGCGTGTAGAAGCGCGGGTCCTCGCCGGCGATCGCGGCATCCTTCGCCGACTGCGAGATCTGATCGAAGGCGACCGGCAACCGGTTCTGGGAGTAGAAAGTGGCGAGCACGATGTCGGAACCGTCGGCGTTCTTCGCGTAGATCGTGGTCGGCTGGGCGAGCTGCCCGATCTGGAGGTACTCGGGCAGCCCCTCGAAGATGCCGATGCTGTTGTTGGCGGCCATGCCCGTCACTGCGATGGCGGGTGTGACGGCGGCGGTGACCAGAAGACCGGCCACGGCGCTCATGCCGACGAACGCGCCGACGGCTCCGAGCCCACCTCTAGCCTGTGGTTTTTTCGCAGACATAGGATCAGGCTATGCGATAAACCTGATAGGTGGGCCCGAACGGCCCGACCCCTTGTAACTGGAAAGGGCAGAATGCTGCGCTGGCAATACACGACCACCCCCCTGATCGTCCACAACACCGCCGCCATCCTCAACAACTGGGGCTCTCAGGGCTGGGAGCTGGTGCAGGTGGTCATTGGACCGGAAGGAGGTCTGGTGGCCTACCTGAAGCGTCCGGTACCGGACGGGGCGGACACCTGATGGCGGGCGTCGAGGCGCGGCTCGCCGAACTCGGGATCGACCTGCCGGAGGTGGTCCCGCCCGTCGCTGCCTACACTCCCGCGGTC
Above is a genomic segment from Leifsonia xyli subsp. xyli str. CTCB07 containing:
- a CDS encoding tyrosine-type recombinase/integrase, translated to MPKKRSPGEGGLHYDRAKGLWRGRYDDGFHPDGRRRQREVSARTQTVARERLKQKLAEIAEYGTTLGRTVTVAAWAEHYIETDCWMRLKPNSLATTESLMRNWIVPLLGRRRISELKPSDVRLVHKAVFDAGLATGTARKAHEILSGMLSAAKADGLVTRNVVDDVKPPEVIAKNPRGSLSTEQALAVLAASANVEGTRWWVAVLDGIRQSERLGALIEGLDLDAGTLRVDWQLEELRSEHGCEPLAEGQWSCLTKRGSSFPQRRFKVKSSLEYIHLYGRLALIRPKLGKSRTVPLIPPVVAVLHEYLEATKDRPNPYGLLWRHEDGRPYLPHEDQQLWRDLLFRAGVINQEQTKPPKDRTPGTPGIPTTHWARHTTATALMELGVDAKIVGEIVGHVDEKTTRRYQHVSSPTARDAMERLSSHFKDALHTPTG
- a CDS encoding metallophosphoesterase — translated: MRARALRAAGAALTALAAGGATAFAYGSLIERQAFTLRTVTVPVLPAGSDAIRVLHLSDLHMAPWQHDKQQWIRSLARFEPDLIVDTGDNLSHQDGLRGIRAALDVFRGVPGVFVHGSNDYFGPQLKNPFKYFTGPSKRRGSTSPRLDTAALTEYLSGLGWLDLNNAAGALEVRGTHLELFGVDDPHIRYDRMAAIPGALDELRENDPYSDDTAWPGDGPRPERPTVTLGVVHAPYRRVLDSFVTYGASMIFAGHTHGGQVCVPGYGALVTNCDIPRKQAKGLSLWRHAFRTAYLNVSAGLGTSIYAPVRFACRPEATLVTLTAAE
- a CDS encoding transglycosylase domain-containing protein: MSAKKPQARGGLGAVGAFVGMSAVAGLLVTAAVTPAIAVTGMAANNSIGIFEGLPEYLQIGQLAQPTTIYAKNADGSDIVLATFYSQNRLPVAFDQISQSAKDAAIAGEDPRFYTHGGVDIQGTMRGVLSTVSGGGVQGGSSITQQYVKNVLLQKCEAMPVKTKDQKAKYQDCVDDSTGITPDRKVKEMKYAIGLEKKYPKDELLVGYLNIAGFGGSVYGIEAAAHYYYNTTAAALTPAQAASLIAIVNEPTGLKLDNSDSESNGAANGYAKNKERRNYILSKMYEYKKLTKAQYDEAVGTPIQPQITPSLRGCQTAGGAAYFCDYVQKIVLNDASFGKDADTRAANFNRGGYKIYTSLDVDLQQTAEETLASYVPPVYDKADLGGVLVGVQPGTGRVLYMAQNKQYSQDPDVLKSGAQYSSVNYATDQDYGGSNGFQVGSTYKVFTLAEWLKQGHSLNETVNANVRTYTKFKNSCSGDWNGTYRPANDSGNEEGIRSAQNATTNSINTAFVAMASELDLCDIKGDAEAFGVHTATGSSLNMDPASVLGTNNIAPLTMATAFAGIANNGMTCSPIAIDKIVGGNGKEVSAPQSKCTQSVDPAIANTMAKALKDPIESGTAAGMNRTGKDMLGKTGTTDNNEQLWLIASTTKVAGAYWVGNITRHQDMRRISPTHGTTPAAARTAVMRTMMSAAVGKYGGDPFPSPPDKLVRGVQVSIPDLAGKTPAEAKSILTGLGLDSADGGPQDSAQPAGTVSATDPATGTPVSKGTQVTVYTSNGALVTIPNVVGMKVSDAQKTMADAGFVIKLTGESSPDAIVQAEEPGAGSAARPGTQVTLTAQRATQPTPAPGAGG